Proteins encoded within one genomic window of Nonomuraea gerenzanensis:
- a CDS encoding helix-turn-helix domain-containing protein — MANFAERLDLALTKRGFTGAQVASALTEAGIPITRAYVSQLRTGKQTNPTLQVLRALATCLQVSVGWLVGDDYLESGSVEDLQLRAATIGLSASGLSESSLAVLRGVVELARKAEGLPEEPEPTSDIPEAVAPLSGPQRRALGKRLHGLRLAAQLSVEQVETAIGKGAAAIPAIEEGRIAPAPITVERLLTVYGVSVAPIREYVLSLARGEREAAWYDAQSVPVWLATGYALEGRATVIRTYHNQFVPPLLQTEEYARAAITVAGPATLGQQTVEEALALVLARQEAVPRDNGVVLWAVIDESVLTRSIVGQHVQLRQLDVLVEHAKRPNVSLHVVPMEDPAYVPRTGPFTLWRFTEAFEPDIACAHGIDSDALITDSAAVEAFHQAFTKLSVTTTTRDETVEMLNYHRERLSRSLGI, encoded by the coding sequence GTGGCGAACTTCGCCGAGCGGCTCGATCTCGCGCTGACCAAGCGCGGCTTCACCGGCGCGCAGGTCGCCTCCGCCCTGACGGAGGCCGGCATCCCCATCACCCGTGCCTACGTCAGCCAGCTGCGCACCGGCAAGCAGACCAACCCCACGCTCCAGGTGCTCAGGGCGCTGGCGACCTGCCTGCAGGTGAGCGTCGGCTGGCTGGTCGGCGACGACTACCTCGAGTCCGGCTCGGTGGAGGACCTGCAGCTGCGCGCGGCCACCATCGGCCTGTCAGCCTCCGGCCTGTCGGAGAGCTCGCTGGCCGTGCTGCGCGGCGTGGTCGAGCTGGCCCGCAAGGCCGAAGGGCTGCCCGAGGAGCCTGAGCCGACGTCCGACATCCCCGAAGCGGTCGCGCCGCTGAGCGGCCCGCAGCGCCGCGCGCTGGGCAAGCGGCTGCACGGCCTGCGCCTGGCCGCGCAGCTGTCCGTCGAGCAGGTCGAGACCGCGATCGGCAAGGGCGCCGCGGCCATCCCCGCCATCGAGGAGGGCCGCATCGCGCCGGCCCCCATCACCGTCGAGCGCCTGCTGACCGTCTACGGTGTCTCCGTGGCCCCCATCCGCGAGTACGTGCTCTCCCTGGCCAGGGGCGAGCGCGAGGCCGCCTGGTACGACGCGCAGTCGGTGCCCGTCTGGCTGGCCACCGGCTACGCCCTGGAGGGGCGGGCCACGGTGATCCGCACGTACCACAACCAGTTCGTGCCGCCGCTGCTGCAGACCGAGGAGTACGCCAGGGCCGCCATCACCGTGGCCGGGCCCGCGACCCTCGGCCAGCAGACGGTGGAGGAGGCGCTCGCGCTGGTCCTGGCCCGCCAGGAGGCGGTGCCGCGCGACAACGGCGTGGTGTTGTGGGCCGTGATCGACGAGAGTGTGCTGACGCGCTCGATCGTCGGCCAGCACGTCCAGCTCCGCCAGCTCGACGTGCTGGTCGAGCACGCCAAGCGGCCCAACGTCTCACTGCACGTGGTGCCGATGGAGGACCCGGCGTACGTGCCGCGCACCGGCCCCTTCACGCTCTGGCGCTTCACCGAGGCCTTCGAGCCCGACATCGCCTGCGCCCACGGCATCGACTCCGACGCGCTGATCACCGACTCGGCCGCCGTGGAGGCCTTTCACCAGGCGTTCACGAAGCTGTCGGTGACGACGACCACCCGCGACGAGACGGTCGAGATGCTCAATTACCATCGCGAAAGGCTTTCGCGATCTCTGGGTATTTGA